A stretch of Henckelia pumila isolate YLH828 chromosome 4, ASM3356847v2, whole genome shotgun sequence DNA encodes these proteins:
- the LOC140860060 gene encoding calreticulin-3-like, translating to MAKSKHKPLLLTKLVTVGVLFSLLQSSVAEIIFEERFDDGWQRRWVKSDWKRSEGKAGSFKHTAGKWNGDPDDKGIQTSIDARHSAISAKIPEFNNQNRTLVVQYSIRFEQDIECGGGYIKLLSGYVNQKKFGGDAPYSLMFGPDLCGSQTKKLHVILSYQGQNYPIKKDLQCETDKLTHFYTFILRPDATYSIWIDGRERDSGSMYTDWDILPPRKIKAVNAKKPADWDDREYIDDPVDAKPEGYDSIPREIPDPKAKEPDDWDEEEDGIWKPKKIPNPAYKGPWKRKKIKNPNYKGKWKIPWIDNPEFEDDPDLYVLKPIKYVGIEVWQVKAGSVYDNILISDEPNYAKQVIEEVFSNREIEKEAFEEAEKVRKAKEDEEAQRAREEGERRKRERGYERRHRERERPRERYRRRDDYLDDYHDEL from the exons ATGGCAAAATCTAAGCATAAGCCTCTTCTGCTTACAAAATTAGTAACAGTTGGAGTGTTGTTTTCACTTCTCCAATCTTCAGTAGCTGAAATCATCTTCGAGGAGCGCTTTGATG ATGGATGGCAGCGTAGATGGGTGAAATCTGATTGGAAAAGAAGCGAAGGGAAAGCTGGATCCTTTAAGCACACAGCCGGGAAGTGGAATGGTGATCCTGATGATAAAG GTATTCAGACATCAATTGATGCTAGGCATTCTGCCATTTCTGCTAAGATACCAGAATTCAACAACCAGAATAGAACCTTGGTTGTTCAGTATTCCATTAGATTTGAGCAGGACATAGAATGTGGTGGGGGTTACATAAAGCTTCTTTCAGGTTATGTTAATCAAAAGAAATTTGGTGGTGATGCACCATACAG TTTAATGTTTGGACCAGATTTATGTGGCTCACAGACAAAGAAACTTCATGTCATACTTTCCTATCAAGGTCAAAATTACCCCATTAAGAAGGATTTGCAATGTGAGACAGACAAGTTAACCCATTTTTATACATTCATTCTTCGGCCCGATGCCACATATAGCATTTGGATTGATGGTCGTGAAAGAGATTCTGGAAGCATGTATACAGATTGGGATATCCTGCCTCCCCGAAAGATTAAAGCTGTGAATGCGAAAAAG CCTGCAGACTGGGATGATAGAGAATACATTGATGATCCAGTTGATGCCAAACCTGAG GGATATGATTCCATTCCTCGAGAAATACCTGATCCAAAGGCAAAGGAG CCTGATGACTGggatgaagaagaagatggaATATGGAAACcgaaaaaaattccaaatccgGCATACAAGGGACCATGGAAGCGTAAG AAAATCAAGAATCCTAATTATAAAGGGAAGTGGAAGATTCCTTGGATCGATAACCCCG AATTTGAAGATGATCCAGATCTTTACGTTCTAAAGCCCATCAAATATGTCGGCATCGAAGTTTGGCAG GTGAAAGCAGGCTCTGTTTACGACAACATTCTGATTTCTGATGAACCCAACTATGCGAAGCAAGTCATAGAGGAAGTATTTTCCAATAGGGAG ATCGAAAAGGAGGCATTTGAAGAGGCCGAAAAAGTGAGAAAAGCTAAAGAGGATGAG GAAGCCCAGAGAGCAAGAGAGGAAGGTGAAAGGAGGAAAAGAGAAAGGGGCTATGAGAGAAGGCACCGTGAGAGGGAACGACCTCGAGAAAGATACAGG CGTCGTGATGATTATTTGGATGATTATCAT GATGAACTTTGA
- the LOC140867166 gene encoding uncharacterized protein — protein MSRACITGITCLAFLCGGFWVLEYGTRRLRNRRLKKVIPVLVTTTHHKRGVDTLVEGGIREEDRISQLMPINSPPCNNLKSQTKFVQAVDTFLQHHSGSRITSFDLVCCFRGSISEHFRRWVNTVVAPSVFGKVAQDLPNLKCMYFWTDARFFENNLDLLALTTILDACPLLHYFHLSMTTPSTFNGIRAQKRVVRHHTRLKELEFSGFNMTENEYNFIFYVLKSAVFLERLSIFLDVRFYHILLESWLCTTCTQGDWKEKQRVIRKRLRGHAISKNAEIIITK, from the exons ATGTCACGCGCTTGTATAACGG GAATTACTTGTTTGGCGTTTTTATGCGGCGGATTCTGGGTTTTGGAGTATGGAACGAGGCGGCTTCGTAATCGTCGGTTGAAGAAG GTGATTCCCGTACTGGTTACTACTACTCATCACAAGCGTGGTGTTGATACTTTGGTTGAGGGTGGGATCAGAGAAGAAGACAGGATTAGTCAATT GATGCccattaattctcccccttgCAATAATCTCAAGTCTCAAACAAAGTTTGTCCAAGCGGTGGATACCTTTTTACAACATCATTCTGGTTCTAGGATAACGTCCTTTGACTTGGTTTGTTGTTTTCGTGGATCCATCTCGGAACATTTTAGAAGATGGGTGAATACTGTTG TGGCTCCTTCTGTATTTGGAAAAGTTGCCCAAGATCTACCTAATCTTAAATGCATGTATTTTTGGACTGATGCCAGATTCTTTGAG AACAATCTCGATCTGCTAGCACTAACTACAATTCTGGATGCATGCCCGCTTTTACACTACTTCCATCTATCGATG ACGACACCATCGACATTCAATGGTATACGCGCACAAAAGAGAGTTGTCAGGCACCACACTCGGTTGAAAGAGTTGGAGTTTAGTGGATTCAATATGACAGAGAACgagtataattttattttctacGTACTTAAAAGCGCGGTCTTCCTCGAGCGATTGTCAATCTTTCTGGATGTTAGATTCTACCACATACTTCTTGAAAGTTGGCTATGTACAACATGTACTCAAGGGGATTGGAAGGAGAAACAGAGAGTTATTCGCAAGCGGTTGCGAGGACATGCCATTTCCAAGAATGCTGAGATTATTATAACCAAATAA
- the LOC140864992 gene encoding acyl carrier protein 2, mitochondrial — MAAVRSALLKYLRVNVNPVSPLQNPRAAAGGLSEIIRRHLSVEARGSFLDKSEVTDRVLGVVKNFQKVDPSKVTLNAHFQNDLGLDSLDSVEIVMALEEEFGFEIPDSEADKINCISLAVDFIASHPQAK, encoded by the exons ATGGCGGCGGTGAGGAGCGCACTGCTCAAGTACCTGAGAGTGAACGTTAATCCCGTGTCGCCACTTCAAAACCCTAGAGCCGCCGCGGGCGGGCTATCGGAGATCATCCGACGCCATTTATCGGTGGAGGCAAGAGGCTCTTTCCTCGACAAGTCCGAGGTTACCGATCGTGTCTTGGGTGTTGTCAAGAATTTCCAAAAAGTCGATCCGTCCAAG GTTACTCTAAATGCTCATTTCCAGAATGATCTTGGTCTAGATAGTTTAGACAGTGTGGAAATTGTGATGGCTCTTGAGGAAGAGTTTGGGTTTGAGATTCCCGACAGTGAAGCAGACAAAATAAACTGCATCAGTCTTGCTGTTGATTTTATCGCATCTCATCCTCAGGCAAAATAA